The Seriola aureovittata isolate HTS-2021-v1 ecotype China chromosome 12, ASM2101889v1, whole genome shotgun sequence genome window below encodes:
- the snorc gene encoding protein SNORC, with protein MVHSGICRGFLLVLLGLLVAFVHTETVADPASTTRDNQDTMSGEPPSDVTTKEPFQDMTEQSFTNDYEDTTHSQAMDEEEGVLGPGAITAIVIAVFLGASVLLALIVITLRKFTAS; from the exons ATGGTTCACAGCGGTATCTGCAGAGGGTTCCTACTGGTGCTCCTTGGCCTCTTGGTTGCCTTTGTACACACAG AGACAGTTGCAGATCCTGCCTCAACAACCAGGGACAACCAGGACACCATGTCTGGAGAACCACCCAGTGACGTCACTACCAAAGAACCTTTCCAGGACATGACAGAGCAGTCCTTCACAAACGACTACGAGGACACCACACACTCCCAGGCCATGGATGAGGAGGAAG GGGTGCTGGGGCCGGGGGCCATCACAGCCATCGTTATAGCAGTCTTCCTGGGTGCGTCTGTCCTCCTCGCCCTCATCGTCATCACACTCAGAAAGTTCACCGCATCCTAG